A window of Brachybacterium fresconis contains these coding sequences:
- a CDS encoding protein-L-isoaspartate O-methyltransferase family protein, whose amino-acid sequence MEHDADAVDLAFRAVRRARFLPEEQRDRADQDAPLPIGHGQTNSQPYTVAVMLRLLDVPLGGRVLDLGSGSGWTTALLAQLAGPGGRVIGVERQEALIEPSRQALVAADPAGVAEIRLARPGVLGAPEDGPYDRILVSAEAREVPHALLDQLAEGGVMVIPVGTTMHRLERRGGRVRDTEHGGFRFVPLVED is encoded by the coding sequence ATGGAGCACGACGCCGACGCCGTGGACCTCGCCTTCCGAGCGGTTCGGCGTGCCCGGTTCCTGCCCGAGGAGCAGCGTGATCGGGCGGACCAGGACGCCCCGCTCCCCATCGGCCACGGCCAGACGAACTCGCAGCCCTACACGGTCGCCGTCATGCTCCGGCTGCTCGACGTGCCGCTCGGTGGCAGGGTGCTCGACCTGGGCTCCGGGTCGGGGTGGACGACGGCGCTGCTCGCACAGCTCGCCGGACCCGGCGGGAGGGTGATCGGCGTGGAGCGCCAGGAGGCGCTCATCGAACCGTCGCGACAGGCCCTCGTCGCCGCCGACCCCGCGGGCGTGGCGGAGATCCGGCTCGCCCGCCCGGGTGTGCTGGGCGCCCCGGAGGACGGCCCCTACGACCGGATCCTGGTCTCCGCCGAAGCGCGCGAGGTCCCTCACGCGCTGCTCGACCAGCTGGCCGAGGGCGGGGTGATGGTGATCCCCGTGGGGACGACGATGCATCGCCTCGAGCGCCGCGGGGGCCGGGTGCGGGACACCGAGCACGGCGGGTTCCGCTTCGTCCCCCTGGTGGAGGACTGA
- the rpsI gene encoding 30S ribosomal protein S9, which yields MTETTPETLEPTTDETDENVPSNFTTESTGEAAVGAGQSATAPGYGTGRRKQAVARVRLIPGSGQWTINERSLEDYFPNKLHQQEVNDPFTVLDLKGRFDVVVRISGGGPSGQAGAVRLGVARALNEIDRDNNRPTLKKAGFLKRDARIIERKKAGLKKARKAPQYSKR from the coding sequence GTGACTGAGACCACCCCCGAGACCCTCGAGCCCACGACCGATGAGACGGACGAGAACGTCCCGTCCAACTTCACCACCGAGTCCACCGGCGAAGCCGCCGTCGGCGCCGGCCAGTCGGCGACCGCACCGGGCTACGGCACCGGCCGTCGCAAGCAGGCCGTCGCCCGCGTGCGTCTGATCCCCGGCTCCGGCCAGTGGACCATCAACGAGCGCAGCCTCGAGGACTACTTCCCGAACAAGCTGCACCAGCAGGAGGTCAACGACCCGTTCACGGTCCTCGACCTCAAGGGCCGTTTCGACGTCGTCGTCCGCATCAGCGGCGGCGGCCCGTCCGGCCAGGCCGGTGCCGTGCGCCTCGGCGTCGCCCGCGCCCTGAACGAGATCGATCGGGACAACAACCGCCCGACGCTCAAGAAGGCCGGCTTCCTCAAGCGCGATGCGCGCATCATCGAGCGCAAGAAGGCGGGTCTGAAGAAGGCCCGCAAGGCGCCGCAGTACTCCAAGCGCTGA
- the truA gene encoding tRNA pseudouridine(38-40) synthase TruA → MPAAFPDPDRTATPVEWTVPEQAPAAEQTRPAAPTARLRLDLSYDGSAFRGWAAQPGQRTVQGELEDALARITRVPLRVTVAGRTDAGVHARGQVCHLDVPREVLATLPGRSDRSPVESLITRLAGVLPKDVVVHVAREVPGDFDARFGALWRRYRYRISDGPAVHDPLRRDVLRHRRHLDVPAMARASESLLGEHDFLSFCRPREGASTIRTLRELRWERPDVGRADEGLVVATVVADAFCHHMVRSLVGTLIAVGEGRRDEGWPAQVLAARTREAATRDGLGSAPMCPPQGLTLDHVAYPPDEELAARAAIARARRG, encoded by the coding sequence ATGCCCGCCGCGTTCCCGGACCCCGACCGCACCGCGACCCCGGTGGAGTGGACCGTCCCTGAGCAGGCCCCCGCCGCGGAGCAGACCCGGCCCGCGGCGCCCACCGCCCGGCTGCGCCTGGACCTCTCCTACGACGGCTCCGCCTTCCGCGGCTGGGCCGCCCAACCCGGCCAGCGCACCGTGCAGGGCGAGCTCGAGGACGCGCTGGCCCGCATCACCCGGGTCCCGCTGCGGGTGACCGTCGCAGGTCGCACCGACGCCGGCGTCCACGCCCGCGGCCAGGTCTGTCATCTCGACGTGCCGCGCGAGGTGCTGGCCACCCTCCCCGGGCGCTCCGACCGCAGCCCGGTCGAGTCCCTCATCACCCGGCTCGCGGGAGTGCTGCCGAAGGACGTCGTCGTGCACGTCGCCCGCGAGGTCCCCGGTGACTTCGACGCCCGCTTCGGCGCACTCTGGCGCCGCTACCGCTATCGCATCTCCGACGGTCCCGCCGTCCACGACCCCCTGCGGCGCGACGTGCTGCGCCACCGTCGCCATCTGGACGTCCCCGCCATGGCGCGCGCGAGCGAGTCGCTGCTGGGCGAGCACGACTTCCTCTCCTTCTGCCGGCCCCGCGAGGGCGCGAGCACCATCCGCACCCTGCGCGAGCTGCGCTGGGAGCGTCCGGACGTCGGCCGCGCCGACGAGGGCCTGGTCGTCGCGACCGTGGTCGCCGACGCCTTCTGCCATCACATGGTGCGCTCCCTGGTGGGCACCCTGATCGCCGTGGGGGAGGGCCGACGGGACGAGGGCTGGCCCGCCCAGGTGCTCGCCGCCCGCACCCGCGAAGCCGCCACCCGCGACGGCCTCGGCTCCGCCCCGATGTGCCCGCCGCAGGGGCTGACCCTCGACCACGTCGCCTACCCGCCCGACGAGGAGCTCGCCGCCCGCGCCGCCATCGCGCGGGCGCGCCGGGGCTGA
- a CDS encoding YkoF family thiamine/hydroxymethylpyrimidine-binding protein — translation MTTAAASSVSPASSAAPGEGRAPTASADPVETPLGFGVGARITAAVMADDYARILGETLSGLDESSLVRETGDVSTYVGGHEADLLRWLIDLGEGLARTEHHAALTVHLSRGCPGEVVCELPGGAGPRRAEVPPPRRTGRFATAEWALYPLADQVAADGTAPDHMRDICAAIDHARDLGTFRGSEHFATRLEGDVGDVLATALAGWVLVGRGVQHVTSHLTVSLNSPSHEVRDLGTVTR, via the coding sequence GTGACCACCGCTGCTGCATCGTCCGTTTCTCCCGCCTCGTCCGCCGCCCCGGGGGAGGGGAGAGCCCCGACCGCCTCCGCGGACCCTGTCGAGACCCCGCTGGGCTTCGGGGTGGGCGCCCGGATCACCGCCGCCGTCATGGCCGACGACTACGCCCGGATCCTCGGCGAGACGCTCTCCGGTCTCGACGAGAGCTCTCTGGTGCGCGAGACCGGCGACGTCTCCACCTATGTCGGAGGTCACGAGGCGGACCTCCTGCGCTGGCTGATCGACCTCGGCGAGGGACTCGCCCGCACCGAGCACCACGCCGCGCTGACCGTGCACCTGTCCCGCGGCTGCCCTGGCGAGGTCGTCTGCGAGCTGCCCGGCGGCGCCGGGCCGCGTCGCGCCGAGGTCCCGCCCCCGCGCCGGACCGGGCGGTTCGCCACCGCGGAGTGGGCCCTGTACCCCTTGGCCGACCAGGTCGCCGCGGACGGCACCGCCCCCGACCACATGCGGGACATCTGCGCGGCGATCGATCATGCCCGCGACCTGGGCACCTTCCGCGGCTCCGAGCACTTCGCGACCCGGCTCGAGGGGGACGTCGGGGACGTGCTCGCGACCGCGCTCGCCGGATGGGTGCTGGTGGGGCGCGGCGTCCAGCACGTGACCAGCCATCTCACGGTCAGCCTCAACAGTCCCTCGCACGAGGTCCGGGACCTCGGGACGGTGACGCGATGA
- a CDS encoding ECF transporter S component, with protein MTARARGRLDLREIVLVVVLGTVFGFLYWVFVQTWNALAIAMGPAGDLAQHVLAGSWLLVGPVAVAIIRRPFSGVIAEILAAVVEVVFLGSPVGPLLLLSAALQGAGSELPFALTRYRRFGWGTYALSGALGAGLVFFWTAVRMGWYGQDILGLRLGMQVVSGIVLGGLLAKVLVDALVRTGVLDNFAIGGSRQSADPRTVDDAPARRVR; from the coding sequence ATGACCGCCCGGGCCCGCGGCCGGCTGGACCTGCGCGAGATCGTGCTGGTGGTGGTGCTCGGAACCGTCTTCGGCTTCCTGTACTGGGTGTTCGTCCAGACTTGGAACGCTCTGGCGATCGCCATGGGGCCCGCCGGGGACCTCGCCCAGCACGTCCTGGCCGGGTCCTGGTTGCTGGTGGGGCCCGTCGCGGTCGCGATCATCCGCCGCCCGTTCAGCGGAGTGATCGCGGAGATCCTCGCGGCCGTCGTCGAGGTCGTGTTCCTGGGCAGTCCCGTCGGTCCGCTGCTGCTGCTGTCCGCCGCGCTGCAAGGGGCGGGCAGCGAGCTGCCCTTCGCACTGACCCGGTACCGCCGGTTCGGATGGGGCACCTACGCCCTCTCCGGCGCCCTCGGCGCGGGTCTGGTCTTCTTCTGGACCGCCGTGCGGATGGGCTGGTACGGGCAGGACATCCTGGGGCTGCGACTGGGAATGCAGGTGGTCTCCGGCATCGTCCTCGGCGGCCTGCTCGCCAAGGTCCTGGTCGACGCCCTGGTGCGCACCGGAGTGCTCGACAACTTCGCGATCGGCGGATCCCGGCAGAGCGCGGATCCGAGGACGGTCGACGACGCCCCCGCCCGCCGTGTCCGCTGA
- a CDS encoding ATP-binding cassette domain-containing protein, with product MVRAEDLEVVLPSGDGVGPWTGTLRAGEQVLLLGPSGAGKSTFLLALAGAVPSHVRGSVSGKVRIDGRDPVADGVAALSDVVGYLGQDPVSGVCLPDVADEVALPLENRCVPRTWIGPGVDAALRGTGAERLRHRRTRSLSGGQLQRVALAAATVTGPRLLLLDEPTAMLDADGVAVVRKSVEAAVAQPGVASVLVEHRLDEWAGEQGVVALPRRTIALDRSGRILADGPTEGVLAEHGPALRDAGCWLPRDVERELSRDEDGRRHLGGAAGITGRSDTPAEAPPIAVRARGLALGHGSGTVLSGIDLDLVAGQVLAVVGRNGAGKSTLLGALARLDRPDAGTVTGAAAGLVFQRPESQFVGATVQEELADTGASPEQVEAMLARLRLTDWSGSSPFRLSGGQQRRLSIAAMLLGGRPVLLADEPGFGLDRAAQRTVMGLLRSAADEGRAVVMTTHDLSAVTAADTVVVIVDGTARAPLSPADLLADRELMIAAGLVPGGGHEAGPGTGVAAENEAVAGAGAGAGAGAGAETGLGPAGSGRSGPLASRNPTVLLGLLTALSGVCLFLTDPVPLAVLYLLLSVAVMAGTRLGPLRLLRGQLPFALFALGVFSVNVLSRPGHEPWPDLPVRITEEGLVLGAALALRALVIGLGALGVARATDPRATMVSLHEHARLPARYALALLAGQRLLDELPGRWRVLTRAHRVRLPLRADGSTPALGPRRLLRCAFSLLVDAIRAAERIALALESRGVGDGPRTVWRPVSLTGADAVLVVGVAAVVTAVLILT from the coding sequence GTGGTCCGGGCCGAGGACCTCGAGGTCGTCCTGCCCTCCGGGGACGGCGTCGGCCCCTGGACCGGCACCCTCCGGGCGGGAGAGCAGGTCCTGCTGCTCGGCCCCTCCGGCGCCGGCAAGTCCACGTTCCTGCTGGCACTGGCCGGCGCGGTGCCGTCTCACGTGCGCGGCAGCGTCTCCGGGAAGGTGCGGATCGACGGGCGGGACCCGGTGGCAGACGGTGTCGCCGCCCTCTCGGACGTGGTCGGCTACCTCGGCCAGGACCCGGTCAGCGGGGTGTGTCTGCCGGACGTCGCCGACGAGGTCGCGCTGCCTCTGGAGAACCGATGCGTGCCCCGGACGTGGATCGGACCCGGGGTCGACGCCGCGCTGCGCGGCACCGGGGCGGAACGGCTCCGGCATCGGCGGACCCGGAGCCTGTCCGGCGGGCAGCTGCAACGAGTCGCCCTCGCGGCGGCGACCGTCACCGGACCACGGCTGCTGCTGCTCGACGAACCCACCGCGATGCTCGACGCCGACGGCGTGGCCGTCGTGCGGAAGAGCGTGGAGGCGGCGGTCGCGCAGCCCGGGGTCGCGTCGGTGCTCGTCGAGCATCGACTCGACGAGTGGGCGGGGGAGCAGGGGGTCGTGGCGCTGCCGCGGCGCACGATCGCTCTGGACCGCTCCGGGCGGATCCTGGCCGACGGGCCCACCGAGGGCGTCCTCGCCGAGCACGGCCCTGCGCTGCGGGACGCCGGGTGCTGGCTGCCGCGGGATGTCGAGCGGGAGCTCTCGCGGGACGAGGACGGTCGACGGCACCTCGGCGGCGCAGCGGGGATCACGGGGCGCTCGGACACGCCGGCCGAGGCACCGCCGATCGCGGTACGTGCCCGGGGTCTCGCTCTCGGCCACGGCAGCGGCACCGTGCTCTCCGGCATCGATCTCGACCTGGTCGCGGGGCAGGTCCTGGCGGTCGTCGGCCGCAACGGAGCCGGGAAGTCGACCCTTCTCGGAGCGCTCGCGCGGCTGGATCGGCCCGACGCGGGCACCGTCACGGGGGCGGCCGCCGGGCTCGTCTTCCAGCGACCGGAATCCCAGTTCGTCGGGGCGACGGTGCAGGAGGAGCTCGCCGACACCGGAGCGTCCCCGGAGCAGGTCGAGGCGATGCTGGCGCGACTTCGGCTCACGGACTGGTCCGGATCCAGTCCGTTCCGCCTCTCCGGTGGGCAGCAGCGGCGACTGTCGATCGCGGCGATGCTGCTGGGGGGCCGACCCGTCCTGCTGGCCGACGAGCCCGGATTCGGCCTCGACCGCGCCGCTCAGCGCACGGTCATGGGCCTGCTGAGGTCCGCCGCCGACGAGGGGCGCGCGGTGGTGATGACCACCCATGACCTGAGCGCCGTGACCGCGGCCGACACGGTGGTGGTGATCGTCGACGGCACGGCGCGGGCGCCGCTGTCTCCCGCCGACCTGCTCGCGGACCGGGAGCTGATGATCGCGGCGGGGCTGGTCCCGGGCGGCGGGCACGAAGCAGGCCCGGGAACCGGCGTCGCGGCCGAGAACGAGGCTGTGGCCGGAGCCGGAGCCGGAGCCGGAGCCGGAGCCGGAGCCGAGACCGGGCTCGGGCCGGCCGGGTCCGGGCGGTCAGGACCACTCGCGTCCCGGAACCCGACGGTGCTGCTGGGTCTGCTCACCGCGCTCAGCGGGGTGTGCCTGTTCCTCACCGATCCCGTGCCGCTCGCGGTGCTGTATCTTCTGCTCTCGGTCGCGGTGATGGCGGGAACCCGCCTGGGACCGCTCCGTCTGCTGCGCGGGCAGCTGCCCTTCGCGCTCTTCGCTCTCGGGGTGTTCAGCGTGAACGTGCTGAGCAGGCCCGGGCACGAACCGTGGCCGGACCTGCCCGTGCGCATCACCGAGGAGGGTCTGGTGCTCGGCGCGGCCCTCGCCCTGCGCGCCCTGGTGATCGGGCTCGGTGCCCTCGGCGTCGCCCGGGCGACCGATCCCCGCGCCACCATGGTGAGCCTGCACGAGCATGCGCGTCTGCCCGCGCGGTACGCCCTCGCCCTCCTCGCGGGCCAGCGCCTGCTCGACGAGCTCCCGGGGCGCTGGCGGGTCCTCACCCGGGCGCACCGGGTGCGCCTGCCCCTGCGGGCCGACGGCTCGACACCGGCGCTCGGGCCGCGCCGTCTGCTGCGCTGCGCGTTCTCCCTGCTGGTGGACGCGATCCGCGCGGCGGAGCGGATCGCCCTCGCTCTGGAGTCCCGCGGGGTCGGCGACGGTCCCCGCACCGTCTGGCGACCGGTGTCGTTGACCGGGGCCGACGCCGTTCTCGTCGTCGGGGTGGCCGCGGTGGTCACCGCCGTGCTGATCCTGACCTGA
- a CDS encoding phosphoribosylaminoimidazolesuccinocarboxamide synthase → MSPTTSTPLNEAPQLPGWDHVVTGKVRELYVPAGVDPAEASEVLVVATDRISAYDHSLQPGIPDKGRVLTAISRFWFDQLTDLVPNHVISASDVPAEVAGRALRCHGLDMVPLECVARGYLTGSGLADYRAGGSVGGHVLPGGLVDASRLDPAIFTPSTKAEAGEHDQNITVAQARDLVGAELADELEHLTLAAYERARTIAAERGILLADTKFEFGRSRTDGTLMLGDEVLTPDSSRFWSADSYVEGRTQPSLDKQFVRNWLTSRASGWHKGTDTPPPPLPADVVEQTRDRYVEAYERLTGERF, encoded by the coding sequence ATGAGCCCCACCACCTCCACGCCCCTGAACGAGGCTCCCCAGCTGCCCGGCTGGGACCACGTCGTCACCGGCAAGGTCCGCGAGCTGTACGTCCCCGCCGGCGTCGACCCCGCCGAGGCGAGCGAGGTGCTGGTGGTCGCGACCGATCGCATCAGCGCCTACGACCACTCCCTGCAGCCCGGCATCCCGGACAAGGGCCGGGTGCTCACGGCCATCAGCCGGTTCTGGTTCGACCAGCTGACCGACCTCGTCCCGAACCACGTGATCTCCGCGTCCGACGTGCCCGCGGAGGTCGCCGGCCGTGCGCTGCGCTGCCACGGTCTGGACATGGTGCCGCTGGAATGCGTCGCCCGCGGCTATCTCACCGGGTCAGGGCTGGCCGACTACCGGGCCGGGGGCTCCGTCGGCGGGCACGTGCTGCCCGGCGGCCTGGTCGACGCCTCGCGCCTGGATCCGGCGATCTTCACCCCGTCCACGAAGGCGGAGGCCGGGGAGCACGACCAGAACATCACCGTCGCCCAGGCTCGGGACCTGGTGGGCGCCGAGCTCGCCGACGAGCTGGAGCACCTCACCCTCGCGGCGTACGAGAGAGCCCGGACGATCGCCGCGGAGCGCGGCATCCTGCTGGCCGACACGAAGTTCGAGTTCGGCCGCTCACGCACCGACGGCACCCTGATGCTCGGCGACGAGGTGCTCACCCCCGACTCGAGCCGGTTCTGGTCCGCGGACTCCTACGTCGAGGGCCGCACCCAGCCCAGCCTGGACAAGCAGTTCGTGCGCAACTGGCTGACCTCCCGCGCCTCCGGCTGGCACAAGGGCACCGACACCCCGCCCCCACCGCTGCCGGCCGACGTGGTCGAGCAGACCCGCGACCGCTACGTCGAGGCCTACGAGCGTCTCACCGGCGAGCGGTTCTGA
- a CDS encoding NAD(P)/FAD-dependent oxidoreductase: protein MTRTLEAVVIGGGYAGVVAANRLSTSDELSVTLINPRRDFVERIRLHQRATGTYGATVPYADVLAPSIRLTVDSVTRIDAPSRSLVLASGAVARYDHLVYAVGSHAATSEVPGTAEHTIALSTLEQADDLRDALAAVPTRAPVTVVGGGSTGIEVAAELAESGRPVTLLAGDRLGPSLHPAARATVARQLGRLGATVLAGAGARAAAVVDGGVHLADGRELPSALTVWTAGFGVPDLARRSGLRTDPLGRLVTDETLTSLDDERIVAAGDCAAPSGVPYRMCCAAAQPLGAQAADTVLRRVAGDAPRGRSLAIPGQCLSLGRRAGLLQLARRDDTALPVHLGGRLGAGLKEAVTAGTLVGLRTMSRRPGIIPALGLLQDPRRAGRLAAASPDLAPVQDRPALAD from the coding sequence ATGACCCGCACCCTCGAAGCCGTCGTCATCGGAGGCGGCTACGCCGGCGTCGTCGCCGCGAACCGGCTGAGCACGTCCGACGAGCTGTCCGTCACCCTCATCAACCCCCGCCGTGATTTCGTCGAGCGGATCCGGCTGCACCAGCGGGCAACCGGCACGTACGGCGCGACGGTGCCGTACGCCGACGTGCTGGCGCCGAGCATCCGCCTCACCGTCGACTCCGTGACCAGGATCGATGCCCCGTCCCGGAGCCTCGTGCTGGCCTCCGGTGCCGTCGCGCGCTACGACCACCTGGTCTATGCGGTCGGCAGCCATGCCGCGACGTCGGAGGTGCCCGGCACCGCGGAGCACACCATCGCGCTGAGCACTCTCGAGCAGGCCGACGACCTCCGGGACGCCCTGGCGGCCGTGCCGACCCGTGCACCGGTCACCGTCGTCGGCGGCGGGTCGACCGGGATCGAGGTCGCCGCCGAGCTCGCCGAGTCCGGCCGCCCGGTCACCCTGCTCGCCGGCGACCGGCTCGGGCCGTCCCTGCACCCCGCGGCACGGGCCACGGTGGCGCGACAGCTGGGGCGGCTCGGTGCCACGGTCCTCGCCGGCGCGGGCGCCCGGGCGGCTGCCGTCGTCGACGGGGGCGTGCACCTCGCCGATGGCCGCGAGCTGCCGAGCGCCCTCACCGTCTGGACCGCGGGGTTCGGCGTCCCCGATCTGGCCCGTCGCAGCGGTCTGAGAACCGATCCCCTCGGCCGCCTGGTCACCGACGAGACGCTGACCAGCCTCGACGACGAGCGGATCGTCGCCGCCGGGGACTGCGCCGCCCCCTCCGGGGTGCCCTACCGGATGTGCTGCGCCGCTGCGCAGCCCCTCGGGGCGCAGGCTGCGGACACGGTGCTTCGGCGCGTGGCCGGCGACGCGCCGCGCGGCAGGTCCCTCGCGATCCCCGGACAGTGCCTCAGCCTCGGTCGCAGGGCAGGCCTGCTCCAACTCGCGCGACGCGACGACACCGCGCTCCCCGTCCATCTCGGCGGCCGGCTCGGCGCCGGGCTCAAAGAAGCCGTCACCGCCGGGACCCTGGTGGGCCTGCGCACCATGTCGCGTCGGCCCGGCATCATCCCCGCCCTGGGCCTGCTGCAGGATCCGCGCCGAGCCGGACGCCTCGCCGCAGCCTCCCCCGATCTCGCCCCTGTCCAGGACCGCCCCGCGCTGGCAGACTGA
- the rplM gene encoding 50S ribosomal protein L13, giving the protein MRTFTPKPGDVERSWYVIDANDVVLGRLASQAAQLLRGKHKPVFAPHVDAGDFVIIINADKVALTGKKRDAKLAYRHSGYPGGLRGIPYSELLEKNPERAVEKAIRGMLPKNKLADQQIKKLKIYSGSEHPHSAQQPVPFTIDQVAQ; this is encoded by the coding sequence GTGCGTACGTTCACCCCGAAGCCCGGCGATGTCGAGCGTTCCTGGTACGTCATTGACGCAAACGATGTCGTCCTCGGCCGGCTCGCTTCCCAGGCTGCACAGCTCCTGAGGGGAAAGCACAAGCCGGTTTTCGCACCCCACGTGGATGCAGGCGACTTCGTGATCATCATCAACGCTGACAAGGTCGCGCTGACCGGCAAGAAGCGGGACGCCAAGCTGGCGTACCGCCACTCCGGCTACCCCGGCGGCCTCCGCGGCATCCCCTACTCCGAGCTGCTCGAGAAGAATCCCGAGCGTGCAGTGGAGAAGGCCATCCGTGGCATGCTCCCCAAGAACAAGCTCGCTGATCAGCAGATCAAGAAGCTGAAGATCTACTCGGGCTCCGAGCACCCGCATTCCGCTCAGCAGCCCGTCCCCTTCACCATCGATCAGGTGGCGCAGTAA
- a CDS encoding RNA polymerase sigma-70 factor, which produces MPRSATDAFVTHRNLLFTVAYEILGSAADAEDVLQESWLRWAEVDLDEVREPRAYLVRIATRQALNRLRSLERRKEDYVGQWLPEPLLTAPDIAEDVVLADSVSMALMVVLESLAPTERAVFVLRETFGFSHPEIAEAVDRSPAAVRQIAHRAREHVAARRLHHRTDAAEARRTLDAFTRSIETGDVQALMDVLAPDVVVLADGGGIKQAVPNAVRGADRVARLFLGGMSKAPGTLTARPTAVNGHPALAIDLDGELDGVFSAQIRDGRIAEIYYVRNPEKLSRLSSATVLTAR; this is translated from the coding sequence ATGCCCCGGTCCGCGACCGACGCCTTCGTCACCCACCGGAACCTGCTGTTCACCGTCGCCTACGAGATCCTGGGCTCCGCGGCCGACGCCGAGGACGTGCTGCAGGAGAGCTGGCTGCGGTGGGCGGAGGTGGACCTCGACGAGGTCCGCGAGCCCCGCGCCTACCTGGTGCGGATCGCGACCCGTCAGGCCCTGAACCGGCTGCGGAGCCTCGAGCGGCGCAAGGAGGACTATGTGGGGCAGTGGTTGCCGGAGCCGCTGCTGACCGCGCCCGACATCGCGGAGGACGTGGTGCTCGCGGACAGCGTCTCCATGGCGCTGATGGTGGTGCTCGAATCGCTCGCACCCACCGAGCGCGCGGTGTTCGTGCTGCGGGAGACGTTCGGCTTCTCGCACCCCGAGATCGCCGAGGCCGTGGACCGCTCCCCCGCCGCGGTGCGGCAGATCGCCCATCGTGCCCGGGAGCACGTCGCGGCGCGCCGCCTGCACCACCGCACGGACGCCGCGGAGGCACGTCGCACGCTCGACGCCTTCACCCGCTCGATCGAGACCGGTGACGTGCAGGCACTGATGGACGTGCTGGCACCGGACGTCGTGGTGCTGGCGGACGGCGGCGGCATCAAGCAGGCCGTGCCCAATGCGGTGCGCGGGGCCGACAGGGTCGCCCGCCTGTTCCTGGGCGGGATGAGCAAGGCGCCCGGGACCCTCACGGCACGACCGACCGCCGTCAACGGCCACCCGGCCCTGGCCATCGACCTCGACGGCGAGCTGGACGGCGTCTTCAGCGCACAGATCCGGGACGGGCGCATCGCCGAGATCTACTACGTCCGCAACCCGGAGAAGCTCTCCCGCCTCTCCTCCGCGACGGTGCTCACGGCGCGGTGA
- the purD gene encoding phosphoribosylamine--glycine ligase: MKILVIGSGGREHAIIRRLAADRPAPELHAAPGNPGIAELATCHDVSVSDLDAQVSLALELAADLVVVGPEAPLVAGSADRLRAAGLTVFGPSAAAAQLEGSKSWAKEIMAAARVPTAASVTVTAIEELGAGLDRVNPLSDVPFVVKADGLAAGKGVVVTPDRDAAVTHAEAVLTAGGTVVLEEFLDGPEVSLFCVSDGTRVVPLAPAQDFKRALDDDEGPNTGGMGAYSPLPWAPEGLADEVVRTVAQPTIDEMASRGTPFVGVLYCGLALTSRGVRVVEFNARFGDPETQVVLERLASPFAPLLLAAARGDLSTVPAPTWHDSAAVTVVVACAGYPAAARTGDVIAGIDAAEMLGTHVIHAGTVRDEHGALLSAGGRVLSVVGAGEDLEAARVLALAGAEAIALEGCQHRHDIARTAARDAQSDPGAPSTSNTQSASSAGSTPGAHPASDAPSTPIPDEGAPA, translated from the coding sequence GTGAAGATCCTCGTCATCGGCTCCGGAGGCCGCGAGCACGCGATCATCCGTCGCCTCGCCGCCGACCGCCCCGCCCCCGAGCTCCATGCCGCTCCCGGAAACCCCGGGATCGCCGAGCTCGCCACCTGCCACGATGTCTCCGTCAGCGATCTGGATGCCCAGGTGTCCCTCGCGCTCGAGCTGGCCGCGGACCTCGTGGTGGTCGGCCCGGAGGCCCCGCTGGTCGCCGGCAGCGCCGACCGTCTGCGTGCGGCGGGGCTGACGGTGTTCGGCCCGTCGGCCGCCGCCGCGCAGCTCGAGGGCTCGAAGTCCTGGGCGAAGGAGATCATGGCCGCCGCCCGTGTTCCCACGGCCGCGTCGGTGACGGTCACGGCCATCGAGGAGCTGGGGGCCGGGCTGGACCGGGTGAATCCGCTGTCGGACGTTCCCTTCGTGGTCAAGGCCGACGGGCTCGCCGCCGGCAAGGGCGTGGTGGTCACTCCCGATCGCGACGCCGCGGTCACCCACGCCGAGGCGGTGCTGACCGCGGGCGGGACCGTGGTCCTCGAGGAGTTCCTCGACGGACCCGAGGTGTCCCTGTTCTGCGTCAGCGACGGCACCCGGGTGGTCCCGCTGGCCCCCGCGCAGGACTTCAAGCGCGCCCTGGACGACGACGAGGGTCCCAACACCGGCGGCATGGGCGCCTACTCCCCGCTGCCCTGGGCTCCGGAGGGCCTGGCCGACGAGGTCGTGCGCACTGTCGCCCAGCCCACGATCGACGAGATGGCCTCCCGCGGCACCCCCTTCGTCGGCGTGCTGTACTGCGGCCTCGCCCTCACCTCCCGGGGCGTGCGAGTGGTCGAGTTCAACGCCCGCTTCGGCGACCCGGAGACGCAAGTCGTCCTCGAGCGGCTCGCCTCCCCGTTCGCTCCCCTGCTGCTCGCCGCCGCCCGCGGCGACCTGAGCACCGTCCCCGCCCCGACCTGGCACGACTCCGCCGCCGTGACCGTGGTCGTCGCGTGCGCCGGCTACCCGGCCGCGGCCCGCACCGGGGACGTGATCGCCGGGATCGACGCGGCCGAGATGCTCGGCACCCACGTGATCCACGCCGGCACCGTCCGCGACGAGCACGGTGCGCTGCTCAGCGCCGGCGGCCGCGTGCTCTCCGTCGTCGGCGCCGGGGAGGACCTCGAGGCCGCTCGCGTGCTGGCCCTGGCCGGCGCGGAGGCGATCGCCCTCGAAGGGTGCCAGCACCGCCACGACATCGCCCGCACCGCCGCCCGGGACGCGCAGTCCGACCCCGGCGCACCGTCGACGTCGAACACACAGTCCGCATCGAGCGCGGGATCCACACCGGGTGCCCACCCCGCGTCGGACGCCCCATCGACCCCGATCCCTGACGAGGGAGCCCCCGCATGA